From a single Toxoplasma gondii ME49 chromosome II, whole genome shotgun sequence genomic region:
- a CDS encoding hypothetical protein (encoded by transcript TGME49_222440~Predicted trans-membrane domain (TMHMM2.0):137-157) encodes MKGEVLCLGQGKKLGVVSRIRCTMSRDGYLSASKRETDSGENSAGSSYLLPASLSLWTPSRRLKTLFLAPETVASQLDLLLRDRSHNPPRIASVSEKTTTGLDFFQTADTDSPHFSFDNQTSSTPAESQLCSLSFSFFFFSRFLVLFRALSFLFSFFRLRRCDASACVSLHGDLLFSMCLGEKHLFLGLLGAFACNRQSDLPFLPV; translated from the exons ATGAAAGGAGAagtcctctgtctcggccAAGGAAAAAAGCTCGG TGTGGTTAGCAGGATTAGATGTACAATGTCTCGAGATGGATATCTGTCTGCATCTAAAAGGGAAACAGACAGTGGAGAGAACAGTGCTGGCAGCAGCTACCTCCTCCCCGCCTCCCTCTCACTCTGGACACCATCGCGTCGCTTGAAAACGTTGTTTCTTGCTCCAGAAACAG TCGCCTCCCAGCTCGACCTTCTCCTCAGGGACAGGAGCCACAATCCACCGCGAATCGCGAGCGTCAGCGAAAAAACTAC GACCGGACTAGATTTCTTTCAAACAGCAGATACAGATTCGCCTCACTTTTCTTTTGACAATCAAACTTCCTCAACCCCCGCAGAGTCGCAActgtgttctctctctttctcgttctttttcttttctcgctttctcgttctgTTTCGCGCGctgtcgtttcttttctctttttttcggttGCGTCGGTGTGATGCTTCtgcgtgtgtttctctccacggcgatcttcttttctctatGTGTCTCGGTGAAAAACATCTTTTTCTGGGCCTTCTCGGCGCGTTTGCTTGCAACCGGCAAAGCGACCTCCCTTTTTTACCTGTttga